Proteins encoded by one window of Erythrobacter sp.:
- a CDS encoding TraR/DksA family transcriptional regulator yields MIDTAKAKATLEAQLAELQGRLQHIEDDLDEPHDPDSSERAVQMADDESLEGQARLVARELASTRRALERIATGEYGYCVQCGDEIAAGRLEARPEAALCITCASKG; encoded by the coding sequence ATGATCGATACCGCGAAAGCCAAGGCCACGCTCGAAGCACAGCTTGCCGAATTGCAGGGCAGGCTCCAGCACATCGAGGACGATCTGGACGAGCCGCACGACCCGGATTCCTCCGAACGCGCCGTGCAAATGGCGGACGACGAGTCGCTCGAGGGGCAGGCGCGGCTTGTAGCGCGCGAGCTGGCGTCGACCCGCCGCGCGCTGGAACGCATCGCGACTGGCGAATACGGTTACTGCGTGCAGTGCGGTGACGAGATCGCGGCAGGCCGGCTGGAGGCGCGCCCTGAAGCCGCGCTGTGCATCACCTGCGCCAGCAAGGGCTGA
- a CDS encoding carotenoid oxygenase family protein has translation MQERTTMRFEADVFECEVLGEVPAELQGAYYRLGGDRQYPSLEGDIVLNGDGMVSAFWFEDGHVSFRSRYVQTERLKAERAARRRLYGLYRNRYTDDASVSNLPQRDNTGNTFAFAHHGELFALREDSRPYRIDLDTLETLGEGQWGDLRSTALTAHPKIDPQTGEWWSYGVFAGGEPTTDASLHVFDAEGTLIREQWFQTPYPGLSHDWGVTREHLVFPIMPLTASKARLRAGKPYYEYDPDLPGKWGVMPRNGDPARDMRWFDVPGVMGHVMNAYTEGNCVVVDTPISPGNCFSFFADKHGNLPNMSETITQITRVVFDLSKPDAEAVSLHPLAGAKGDMPKMDDRFAMAKYRHGWFALRDFPRMGIGQIDWETGEVTAQTLEGAAAQEPLFVPRSPDTEEGDGFIFTVVDRFAERRAELLILDARDVSRPPLATVRLPFAMPMAFHGCWVPSKENAI, from the coding sequence ATGCAAGAGCGCACAACGATGCGCTTTGAAGCGGATGTGTTCGAGTGCGAGGTCCTGGGCGAAGTTCCAGCGGAATTGCAAGGTGCTTACTATCGCCTCGGTGGGGACCGGCAGTATCCTTCGCTGGAAGGCGACATCGTCCTCAACGGCGATGGCATGGTCAGCGCCTTCTGGTTCGAAGACGGCCACGTCTCCTTCCGCAGCCGCTACGTCCAGACCGAGCGACTGAAGGCAGAGCGCGCGGCGCGGCGGCGGCTCTATGGCCTCTACCGCAACCGCTACACCGACGATGCCAGCGTCTCCAACCTGCCCCAGCGCGACAACACCGGCAATACCTTTGCCTTCGCCCATCACGGCGAACTGTTCGCCCTGCGGGAAGACAGCCGCCCTTACCGGATCGATCTGGATACCCTGGAAACGCTGGGAGAGGGACAATGGGGAGACCTGCGCTCAACCGCGCTCACCGCGCATCCCAAGATCGATCCGCAGACCGGCGAATGGTGGAGCTACGGCGTGTTCGCGGGCGGGGAGCCGACGACCGATGCCAGCCTGCACGTGTTCGATGCCGAAGGCACACTGATCCGCGAGCAATGGTTCCAGACCCCCTACCCCGGCCTCAGCCACGACTGGGGCGTGACGCGTGAGCATCTGGTATTCCCGATCATGCCGCTCACCGCCAGCAAAGCACGGCTGCGCGCGGGGAAGCCCTATTACGAATACGATCCCGATCTCCCCGGCAAGTGGGGCGTGATGCCCCGCAATGGCGATCCGGCGCGGGACATGCGCTGGTTCGATGTGCCCGGCGTGATGGGGCACGTGATGAACGCCTATACCGAGGGCAACTGCGTGGTGGTGGACACCCCGATCAGCCCAGGCAATTGCTTCTCCTTCTTCGCCGACAAGCACGGCAACCTGCCGAACATGTCGGAAACGATCACCCAGATCACCCGCGTGGTGTTCGACCTCTCCAAGCCCGATGCCGAAGCCGTCAGCCTGCATCCGCTCGCGGGCGCGAAAGGCGATATGCCGAAGATGGATGACCGCTTTGCGATGGCGAAGTACCGCCACGGCTGGTTCGCCCTGCGCGATTTTCCGCGCATGGGGATCGGCCAGATCGACTGGGAAACGGGCGAGGTGACGGCGCAAACGCTCGAAGGTGCGGCGGCGCAGGAACCGCTGTTCGTGCCGCGCTCGCCTGATACGGAGGAAGGCGACGGCTTTATCTTCACCGTGGTCGATCGCTTCGCCGAACGCCGCGCCGAACTGCTGATCCTCGACGCGCGCGATGTCAGCCGCCCACCGCTCGCCACGGTGCGCCTTCCTTTCGCCATGCCGATGGCGTTTCACGGATGCTGGGTTCCCTCGAAGGAGAATGCAATATGA
- a CDS encoding alpha/beta hydrolase: MSPELRARLEELGPDLSPAMLGATEALMASINLGMDPSTQVERDLSYGPDPRHRLDVFSKGTPTGAPVLVYVHGGGFVMGDKHSESSPFYSNVGDFAARMGWVGVTMTYRLAPAHRFPSGVEDMRLFVDWLRANVAAHGGDPARIVLMGQSAGASHIANYLAHARDHAVGIAGAVFLSGIYDVRTSAVNDFNKAYYGEDVAGWGPASALAGLIASPVPLQFSVAEFDPDDFHRQAAQVVEQWTAAKGRLPEMHYLTGHNHLSPGLCIGSDQAQTEAMVAGFVQRVT, from the coding sequence ATGTCGCCTGAACTGCGTGCCAGGCTGGAAGAACTGGGCCCCGATCTCTCGCCCGCGATGCTCGGCGCCACGGAGGCGCTAATGGCATCGATCAATCTTGGCATGGACCCGTCTACGCAGGTTGAGCGCGATCTATCTTACGGTCCCGACCCGCGCCACCGGCTCGACGTGTTTTCCAAAGGCACACCGACAGGTGCGCCGGTGCTGGTCTACGTCCACGGCGGCGGCTTCGTGATGGGGGACAAGCATAGCGAAAGCTCGCCGTTCTATTCCAACGTGGGCGATTTTGCCGCGCGGATGGGCTGGGTGGGGGTGACCATGACCTACCGCCTCGCCCCCGCGCACCGCTTCCCCAGCGGGGTGGAGGATATGCGGTTGTTCGTCGATTGGCTGCGCGCGAATGTGGCAGCCCACGGCGGCGATCCGGCAAGGATCGTGCTGATGGGCCAGAGCGCCGGGGCGAGCCATATTGCCAACTACCTCGCCCATGCGCGCGATCATGCCGTGGGAATTGCCGGGGCCGTGTTCCTCAGCGGCATCTACGATGTCCGTACCAGCGCCGTGAACGATTTCAACAAGGCCTATTACGGGGAGGATGTGGCGGGCTGGGGGCCAGCCTCGGCGCTTGCTGGGCTGATTGCTTCACCCGTGCCGTTGCAGTTCAGCGTGGCCGAATTCGATCCCGACGACTTCCACCGGCAGGCCGCACAGGTCGTGGAGCAATGGACCGCAGCCAAGGGCCGCTTGCCCGAAATGCACTATCTCACCGGCCACAACCACCTCAGCCCCGGCCTTTGCATCGGCAGCGACCAGGCGCAGACGGAGGCGATGGTGGCGGGCTTCGTCCAGCGGGTGACGTGA
- a CDS encoding Ppx/GppA family phosphatase — MTITTAKRSAQVIEVPDRAVIDIGSNTVRLVVYSGPRRAPNVWLNEKVTAQLGRDLATTGKIPREAQELALSGLTRFAAILDDLGVEDIATVATAAARDASNGGQFVAKVRALGLDPRVLTGVEEATAAAFGVIGAFPGTKGIVADLGGGSLELVAIENGTCHDGVSLPLGTLRLPALQARGEAAFRKAVKLELDKARWAKAYGGPLYLVGGTWRALASYAMHKSHYPLTDPQAYCLSHEEAEAVARKLAKCDPAKLTGISGISGNRASGLPDAAAMLRVMLTQFAPAEVIISAWGLREGLLAQRLSDAAREQDPLLTAVTHFATPRGADITSATLKMAWTAEATDGRNRGSERIRLAATMLTQASARIEPNMRLSHSTDWALEKRWVGLDHTGRAMMAQALRASCGQPAIVEEYLRMANADQLHRASAWGLANRLARKIGGGTRISLRNSMLRREDDTLVLRIKEDRAYLKSDSVESELARLAGWIGLHHRIEIGGI; from the coding sequence GTGACGATCACAACCGCGAAACGCAGCGCGCAAGTGATCGAGGTGCCGGACCGGGCGGTGATCGACATCGGCTCGAACACCGTGCGGCTGGTGGTCTATTCCGGCCCCCGCCGCGCGCCCAACGTCTGGTTGAACGAAAAGGTGACCGCGCAACTGGGGCGCGATCTGGCGACGACCGGGAAAATACCGCGGGAAGCGCAGGAACTGGCGCTTTCCGGCCTCACCCGCTTCGCCGCGATTCTGGATGATCTGGGGGTGGAGGATATCGCTACCGTCGCCACCGCCGCCGCGCGCGATGCCAGTAACGGCGGCCAATTCGTGGCCAAGGTTCGCGCGCTGGGGCTCGATCCGCGCGTGCTGACTGGTGTCGAGGAAGCCACTGCCGCCGCCTTCGGCGTCATCGGTGCATTTCCGGGCACCAAGGGAATCGTCGCCGACCTTGGCGGTGGCAGCCTCGAACTTGTCGCGATCGAGAACGGCACCTGCCATGACGGGGTCAGCTTGCCGCTCGGCACCTTACGTCTGCCCGCCTTGCAGGCAAGGGGCGAAGCGGCTTTCCGCAAGGCGGTTAAGTTGGAGCTGGACAAGGCCCGATGGGCAAAAGCGTACGGCGGGCCGCTCTATCTGGTCGGCGGCACATGGCGGGCGCTGGCGAGCTATGCGATGCACAAATCGCACTATCCGCTCACCGATCCGCAGGCCTACTGCCTCTCGCACGAGGAAGCGGAGGCTGTGGCCCGCAAGCTGGCGAAATGCGATCCGGCCAAGCTGACCGGCATTTCGGGCATTTCCGGCAACCGCGCTTCGGGCCTGCCCGATGCGGCGGCGATGCTGCGCGTGATGCTCACCCAGTTCGCGCCTGCCGAAGTCATCATTTCCGCTTGGGGATTGCGCGAGGGGCTGCTTGCCCAGCGGCTGAGCGACGCGGCGCGAGAGCAGGATCCGCTGCTCACCGCCGTCACCCATTTCGCCACTCCGCGCGGGGCGGACATCACGAGTGCAACGCTGAAAATGGCCTGGACCGCCGAAGCGACAGACGGGCGCAATCGCGGCAGTGAGCGCATCCGGCTGGCCGCGACCATGCTGACGCAGGCCTCCGCGCGGATCGAGCCCAATATGCGGCTGTCGCATTCGACCGACTGGGCGCTGGAAAAGCGCTGGGTAGGTCTCGATCACACCGGCCGGGCGATGATGGCACAGGCGCTGCGCGCCAGTTGCGGCCAGCCCGCGATTGTCGAGGAATACCTGCGCATGGCGAACGCAGATCAGCTCCACCGCGCCTCCGCCTGGGGACTCGCAAACCGGCTGGCGCGCAAAATCGGCGGCGGCACGCGCATTTCGCTGCGCAACTCCATGCTGCGACGCGAAGACGACACACTGGTGCTGCGAATCAAGGAAGACCGCGCCTATCTGAAATCGGATTCGGTCGAAAGCGAACTTGCCCGGCTGGCGGGCTGGATCGGCCTCCATCATCGTATCGAAATCGGCGGAATCTAG
- a CDS encoding O-acetyl-ADP-ribose deacetylase, with protein MTDTITVEQGNIVTYAVDAVVNAANSSLLGGGGVDGAIHRAAGPDLVHECRLLGGCKTGQAKLTKGYRLPARNIIHTVGPVWRGGDNGEDRQLAECHRNSLAIARKHGLRTIAFPAISTGIFGYPMEKAAHVAIDSSLAELRDFPDAFDAITFVCFDQLAASIFRQALSLVSH; from the coding sequence ATGACTGACACGATCACCGTCGAACAGGGCAACATTGTTACCTATGCGGTCGACGCGGTGGTCAACGCTGCCAATTCTTCGCTGCTCGGCGGAGGAGGGGTGGACGGGGCAATCCATCGCGCTGCCGGCCCGGATCTGGTGCACGAATGCCGCCTGCTCGGTGGGTGTAAAACCGGGCAAGCCAAGCTGACCAAGGGATATCGGCTGCCGGCCAGAAACATCATCCATACCGTCGGCCCCGTTTGGCGGGGTGGCGACAATGGTGAGGATAGACAGCTGGCAGAATGTCACCGCAATTCCTTGGCGATCGCCAGGAAGCATGGTCTGAGAACGATTGCTTTCCCCGCCATCTCCACAGGAATTTTCGGCTATCCGATGGAAAAAGCTGCCCATGTTGCGATCGACAGCTCTCTTGCCGAACTGCGCGATTTCCCGGACGCGTTCGATGCAATCACCTTCGTCTGCTTTGACCAACTGGCCGCGAGCATTTTCCGGCAGGCGCTGTCGCTCGTCTCGCACTGA
- a CDS encoding TonB-dependent receptor, protein MKYLLLAGFCLPFIATPAAAQEQGEQAEENTIIVLGEGLPDTPGTPAYSTVELDREQIVTTASGRLEDALANVAGFQQFRRSDSRSSNPSAQGATLRALGGNATSRALILLDGVPVADPFFGYIPFSAIAPERLDSIRVTRGGGSGPFGAGALAGTIELESADAATLGLVTASGLANFRGDTELSATLAPELGDGFAVIHGRWDRGDGFFTTPEDQRVPATSRANYDSWSAGGRVVQQLGDFEVQARVLAFEDSRVLRFQGADNSSEGQDVSLRVVSRGPWQVDALAYGQWRNFTNVVISSTRFVPVLDQKDTPSAGMGGKIEVRPPVGEAHTLRVGLDYRRAEGDLFEDAISAFTGALTEERFAGGATDDVGLYLENDWQVGALTLTGGVRADRYSITGGYYRALAADGSVVREDSYADRSDWEVTWRAGALFEASEAVTLRAAAYSGFRLPTLNELYRPFVVFPVTTQANAALAPERLEGWELGLDLTPAPGISFAATYFDNRVKDAIANVTIATNLRERRNLDAIEATGLELAANIERGPFSLNGTLVITDAEVAGNGFAAPLDGNRPAQTPAFAASLTGAYEYIEGGLVAATLRHVAKQFEGDQEDDVLPAATVLDLFAQFPLTAQLSLVGRVENLWDETIITRNQGGSMDLGAPQTFWVGLRYGF, encoded by the coding sequence ATGAAATATCTGCTGCTTGCCGGCTTTTGCCTGCCGTTCATCGCCACCCCAGCCGCTGCACAGGAGCAGGGCGAGCAGGCGGAAGAGAACACCATCATCGTGCTCGGCGAAGGCCTGCCCGATACGCCCGGCACGCCCGCCTATTCCACCGTCGAGCTGGACCGCGAGCAGATTGTCACCACCGCCAGCGGGCGGCTGGAGGATGCGCTGGCCAATGTCGCCGGGTTCCAGCAGTTCCGCCGTTCGGACAGCCGCTCGTCCAACCCTTCCGCGCAGGGCGCGACACTGCGCGCGCTCGGGGGCAATGCCACCAGCCGGGCGCTGATCCTGCTCGACGGGGTGCCGGTGGCCGATCCCTTTTTCGGCTACATCCCCTTCAGCGCCATCGCGCCCGAACGGCTGGACAGCATCCGCGTCACCCGCGGCGGCGGCTCCGGCCCGTTCGGCGCGGGCGCGCTGGCGGGCACGATCGAGCTGGAAAGCGCCGATGCCGCCACCCTCGGCCTCGTCACTGCCAGCGGCCTCGCCAACTTTCGCGGCGATACCGAACTCAGCGCCACGCTCGCGCCCGAACTGGGTGACGGGTTCGCGGTGATCCACGGCCGCTGGGACCGGGGCGACGGCTTTTTCACCACACCCGAAGACCAGCGCGTGCCCGCCACCAGCCGTGCCAATTACGACAGCTGGTCTGCCGGAGGCCGCGTGGTGCAGCAGCTTGGCGACTTCGAAGTGCAGGCGCGGGTGCTGGCGTTTGAGGACAGCCGCGTGCTGCGCTTCCAGGGTGCTGACAACTCCTCAGAAGGGCAAGATGTCTCGCTGCGTGTGGTCAGCCGGGGGCCTTGGCAGGTCGACGCGTTGGCCTACGGCCAGTGGCGCAATTTCACCAATGTCGTGATTTCCTCGACCCGCTTTGTCCCGGTTCTCGACCAGAAGGATACCCCGTCCGCCGGCATGGGCGGCAAAATCGAAGTCCGTCCCCCGGTTGGCGAAGCGCACACGCTGCGGGTCGGGCTGGACTATCGCCGTGCCGAAGGCGACCTGTTCGAGGACGCGATTTCCGCCTTCACCGGCGCGCTCACCGAAGAGCGGTTTGCGGGGGGCGCGACCGACGATGTGGGCCTCTATCTGGAGAACGACTGGCAGGTCGGTGCGCTCACATTGACCGGCGGGGTGCGCGCGGATCGCTATTCGATTACCGGCGGCTATTACCGGGCACTGGCGGCTGATGGGAGCGTAGTCCGTGAAGACAGTTATGCCGACCGTTCCGACTGGGAAGTGACCTGGCGCGCCGGTGCGCTGTTCGAAGCGAGCGAGGCGGTGACCTTGCGTGCCGCCGCCTATTCCGGCTTCCGCCTGCCGACGCTCAACGAGTTGTACCGCCCCTTCGTGGTGTTCCCGGTGACGACGCAGGCCAATGCCGCGCTTGCTCCGGAACGGCTGGAGGGCTGGGAGCTGGGGCTGGACCTGACGCCAGCGCCGGGCATTTCCTTCGCCGCGACATACTTCGACAACCGCGTGAAGGATGCCATCGCCAACGTCACCATAGCCACCAACCTGCGCGAACGGCGCAATCTCGATGCCATCGAGGCGACCGGGCTGGAGCTTGCAGCGAACATCGAGCGCGGGCCGTTCAGCCTCAATGGAACGCTGGTGATTACCGACGCCGAAGTCGCAGGCAATGGGTTCGCGGCACCGCTGGATGGCAATCGCCCGGCGCAGACCCCCGCCTTCGCAGCCAGCCTGACGGGTGCCTATGAATATATCGAGGGGGGGCTTGTGGCAGCTACGCTACGCCACGTTGCCAAGCAGTTTGAAGGCGATCAGGAGGACGATGTGCTCCCCGCCGCCACCGTGCTTGACCTGTTCGCGCAGTTCCCGCTGACAGCGCAGTTGTCGCTGGTGGGCCGGGTGGAGAACCTGTGGGACGAGACGATTATTACTCGCAACCAGGGCGGATCGATGGATCTGGGCGCGCCGCAGACTTTCTGGGTAGGCCTGCGCTACGGTTTCTGA
- a CDS encoding RNA degradosome polyphosphate kinase, with product MSSNPEITPPPAANDGPGAPDLSVGDRYFNRELSWLSFNDRVLEEANNAAYPLLERLRFLSISGSNLDEFMMIRVAGLAGQVRSGVSEMSLDGRTPRQQLAAITTRVRELEEKQQQALAALRPLLEDEGIHIAGEDRIDDAAEAWLRQYFVDHIMPVITPQALDPAHPFPFVANMGIGALFNLTRLSDGSQLVEMVLIPSALPRFVRIPTEVLGDDAIYVAIERLVCRFASLIFPGFTINGDGVFRVLRDSDMEIEEEAEDLVRLFRSAIQRRRRGQVIMLEIDESFDREAGELLRDKLGLSQAFITATEGMLGISGLAQVVAEDRPELKFVPYAPRYPERVLEHDGDCFAAISAKDIVIHHPYESFEVVVDFLRQAAADPNVVSIKQALYRAGNQPTVINALIAAAEAGKSVTAVVELKARFDEEQNLKWAAELERAGVQVIYGFIDMKTHAKISMVVRAEEGALRTYCHFGTGNYHPVTAKVYTDLSYFTADPALGRDAGKLFNFVTGYVEPLEMERLAISPLSLYERIISDIDHEIALARAGRAATIWAKMNSITDQGIIDKLYEASQAGVEIMLVVRGICCLRPGVPGLSENITVKSIIGRFLEHSRIYAFGNGEPMPSDKAKVYISSADLMERNLHRRVETLVPIANTTVHDQVLDQVLLANLIDVQQSWLLDGETGDYHRVDSMAALERRGFNCHEYFMTNPSLSGRGEALKDSRVPKLTLRKGDR from the coding sequence ATGTCGAGCAATCCTGAAATCACCCCGCCCCCCGCCGCCAACGATGGCCCCGGCGCGCCCGATCTCTCGGTGGGAGATCGCTACTTCAACCGCGAATTGTCGTGGCTTTCATTCAATGACCGGGTGCTGGAAGAAGCGAACAACGCCGCCTACCCGCTGCTCGAGCGACTGCGCTTCCTCTCGATCTCCGGCAGCAATCTCGACGAATTCATGATGATCCGCGTGGCGGGGCTGGCCGGGCAGGTTCGCAGCGGGGTGAGCGAAATGTCGCTCGATGGGCGCACCCCGCGCCAGCAGCTCGCTGCGATCACCACTCGCGTGCGTGAACTCGAAGAGAAGCAACAGCAAGCCCTCGCCGCGCTGCGCCCGCTGCTGGAAGACGAAGGCATTCATATCGCCGGGGAAGATCGCATCGATGACGCTGCCGAGGCATGGCTCCGGCAGTATTTCGTCGATCACATCATGCCGGTCATTACCCCGCAGGCGCTTGATCCGGCGCATCCGTTTCCCTTCGTTGCCAATATGGGCATCGGGGCGCTGTTCAATCTGACGCGGCTGAGCGACGGCAGCCAACTGGTAGAGATGGTGCTGATCCCCAGCGCCTTGCCCCGCTTCGTGCGCATTCCCACCGAAGTCCTGGGGGACGATGCGATCTATGTCGCCATTGAGCGGCTGGTGTGCCGCTTTGCCAGCCTGATCTTTCCCGGCTTCACGATCAACGGGGACGGCGTCTTCCGCGTCCTGCGCGACAGCGACATGGAAATCGAGGAAGAGGCCGAAGATCTGGTCCGGCTGTTCCGCAGCGCCATCCAACGACGGCGGCGCGGGCAGGTCATCATGCTGGAGATCGACGAGAGCTTCGATCGGGAAGCGGGTGAACTGCTACGCGACAAGTTGGGGCTTAGCCAGGCCTTCATCACCGCCACCGAAGGGATGCTGGGCATATCCGGGTTGGCGCAAGTGGTGGCGGAAGATCGCCCTGAATTGAAATTCGTCCCCTACGCCCCGCGCTATCCAGAGCGCGTGCTGGAGCATGACGGGGATTGCTTCGCGGCGATTTCCGCCAAGGATATCGTCATCCACCACCCTTACGAAAGTTTCGAAGTGGTGGTGGATTTCCTGCGTCAAGCCGCCGCCGATCCCAATGTCGTCTCGATCAAACAGGCGCTCTATCGCGCGGGCAACCAGCCGACTGTTATCAATGCGCTGATCGCTGCTGCCGAAGCGGGCAAATCGGTGACCGCAGTGGTCGAACTAAAGGCCCGCTTCGACGAGGAGCAGAACCTGAAATGGGCGGCCGAACTGGAACGCGCGGGCGTGCAGGTGATCTACGGCTTCATCGACATGAAGACCCACGCCAAGATCAGCATGGTAGTGCGCGCGGAAGAAGGGGCCCTGCGCACCTACTGCCACTTCGGCACCGGCAATTATCACCCGGTGACAGCCAAGGTTTACACCGATCTCAGTTACTTCACCGCCGATCCGGCACTGGGCCGCGATGCGGGTAAGCTGTTCAACTTCGTCACCGGCTATGTCGAACCGCTGGAGATGGAGCGCCTCGCGATCAGCCCGCTTTCGCTTTACGAGCGGATTATCAGTGACATCGATCATGAAATCGCGCTGGCCCGCGCGGGCAGGGCCGCCACGATCTGGGCGAAGATGAATTCGATCACCGATCAGGGTATTATCGACAAACTCTACGAAGCCAGCCAGGCCGGGGTGGAGATCATGCTGGTGGTGCGCGGGATCTGCTGCCTGCGCCCCGGTGTGCCCGGTCTGTCGGAGAACATTACCGTCAAATCGATCATCGGCCGCTTCCTCGAACACAGCCGCATCTACGCCTTTGGCAATGGCGAGCCGATGCCGAGCGACAAGGCCAAGGTCTATATCTCCAGCGCCGACCTGATGGAGCGCAACCTGCACCGCCGGGTCGAAACCCTGGTGCCGATTGCCAACACCACGGTCCACGATCAGGTGCTCGACCAGGTGCTGCTCGCCAATCTGATCGACGTGCAGCAAAGCTGGCTGCTTGATGGTGAGACGGGGGATTATCACCGAGTGGACAGCATGGCTGCACTTGAGCGGCGCGGCTTCAACTGCCACGAATATTTCATGACCAATCCATCGCTCAGCGGGCGCGGCGAAGCACTGAAGGACAGCCGGGTGCCGAAGCTCACCTTGCGCAAGGGCGACCGGTGA
- the virB11 gene encoding P-type DNA transfer ATPase VirB11: MSAEIHRLAGAEPDEVPQVPSGSVYLDAYLAPFREWLERDTVTEILVNQPGEMWVEDAAAPSGGMQRIELASIDDKLVQRLAEQVARISHQGINREHPLLGATLPDGARIQFCGPPATRKHWAMAIRRHRRLDLPLDAYDAGPLLQPGNTTLPDPQAEPIAFLRAAIRARKTVLVSGGTSTGKTTFLNAMLGEIPREERVVLVEDTPELKFPGANGVGLVAVKGELGEAKVTANELLQSALRLRPDRIVLGELRGAESVSFLRAINTGHPGSFSTIHANSLRGALEQLSLMVMQTGIGLTRSDTIAYAAGVIDVIVQLDRVNGKRGISAIAEARDIVDNWG; the protein is encoded by the coding sequence ATGAGCGCCGAGATCCACAGGTTGGCGGGCGCAGAGCCGGACGAGGTGCCTCAGGTTCCAAGTGGCTCGGTCTATCTTGACGCCTATCTCGCGCCGTTCCGCGAATGGCTGGAACGGGACACGGTCACCGAAATCCTCGTCAACCAGCCCGGCGAAATGTGGGTGGAAGATGCCGCCGCTCCCTCCGGCGGAATGCAACGCATCGAGCTTGCCTCCATCGACGACAAGCTGGTCCAGCGCCTCGCCGAGCAGGTCGCGCGGATCAGTCATCAGGGGATCAATCGCGAACATCCCCTGCTCGGCGCAACCCTGCCCGATGGCGCGCGCATCCAGTTCTGCGGCCCGCCTGCCACGCGCAAGCACTGGGCAATGGCGATCCGTCGCCACCGGCGGCTTGACCTGCCGCTCGACGCCTATGACGCCGGGCCACTGCTGCAACCCGGCAATACCACCCTGCCCGATCCGCAGGCGGAACCGATCGCTTTCCTCCGCGCCGCGATCCGCGCGCGCAAGACGGTGCTGGTTTCGGGCGGGACCAGCACTGGCAAGACCACCTTCCTCAACGCCATGCTCGGCGAAATCCCGCGCGAAGAACGCGTGGTGCTGGTGGAGGACACGCCCGAACTCAAGTTCCCCGGTGCCAACGGCGTCGGGCTGGTGGCGGTTAAGGGCGAACTTGGCGAGGCCAAGGTCACCGCCAACGAATTGCTGCAATCGGCCTTGCGCCTGCGGCCAGACCGGATCGTGCTGGGCGAATTGCGCGGCGCGGAAAGCGTCAGCTTCCTGCGTGCGATCAACACCGGCCATCCGGGCAGCTTCTCCACCATCCACGCCAACAGCCTGCGCGGCGCATTGGAACAGCTCAGCCTGATGGTGATGCAGACCGGCATCGGCCTGACCCGCAGCGATACTATCGCCTATGCCGCCGGAGTGATCGATGTGATCGTGCAGCTTGACCGGGTCAACGGCAAACGCGGCATCAGCGCCATCGCCGAAGCGCGCGATATCGTCGACAACTGGGGCTGA